From the genome of Variovorax sp. RA8, one region includes:
- a CDS encoding MarR family winged helix-turn-helix transcriptional regulator has protein sequence MEMTTVDPAKELLFARPGFLVRRLHQIHYALFFEECKSQNVTPVQYGILTAVSVLPDLDQTSLGQEVGLDRTTTADVVKRLEDRGLVERRANPADKRMRHVRLTEEGRKVVESLRGGMARAQERLLEPLRPAERTMLMDLMRILVEANNQYSRTVLRTI, from the coding sequence ATGGAGATGACCACCGTCGATCCGGCGAAGGAACTGCTTTTTGCACGCCCCGGCTTTCTGGTTCGGCGCCTGCACCAGATCCACTACGCGCTGTTCTTTGAAGAGTGCAAGTCCCAGAACGTTACGCCGGTGCAGTACGGCATCCTGACGGCTGTCTCCGTCTTGCCCGATCTGGACCAGACATCCCTCGGCCAGGAAGTCGGGCTCGACCGCACGACCACTGCCGACGTGGTCAAGCGCCTCGAGGACCGCGGCCTGGTCGAGCGCCGGGCGAACCCTGCAGACAAGCGCATGCGTCACGTGCGACTGACGGAGGAAGGCCGCAAGGTGGTCGAGTCGCTGCGCGGCGGCATGGCGCGCGCGCAGGAGCGCCTGCTCGAGCCGCTGCGCCCGGCGGAGCGCACCATGCTCATGGACTTGATGCGCATCCTGGTCGAGGCCAACAACCAGTACAGCCGCACCGTGCTGCGCACGATCTGA
- a CDS encoding maleate cis-trans isomerase family protein — protein sequence MPQTSYRIGQIVPSSNTTMETEIPAMLSARQLVRPERFTFHSSRMRMKTVKKDELAAMDAESDRCALELSDARVDVLGYACLVAIMAMGHGYHRSSEQRLRGRTEENGGNAPVVTSAGALVDALKVIGAKRIALVAPYMRPLTELVVDYIRNEGYEVVDWRALEIPDNLEVGRHDPTLLPGIVAGMNTRDVDAIVLSACVQMPSLPSVAKVEAMTGKPVVTAAIATTYAMLKALDLEPVVPGAGALLSGAY from the coding sequence ATGCCCCAGACAAGCTACCGCATCGGCCAGATCGTGCCGAGCTCGAACACCACCATGGAGACCGAGATTCCCGCCATGCTGAGCGCGCGCCAGCTGGTGCGGCCCGAGCGCTTCACCTTTCATTCCAGCCGCATGCGCATGAAGACGGTGAAGAAGGACGAGCTGGCCGCGATGGACGCCGAATCCGACCGCTGCGCGCTCGAGCTGAGCGATGCGCGCGTCGACGTGCTCGGCTATGCCTGCCTGGTCGCGATCATGGCTATGGGCCATGGATACCACCGAAGCTCCGAGCAGCGCCTGCGCGGGCGCACCGAGGAGAATGGTGGCAACGCGCCGGTGGTAACCAGCGCCGGCGCGCTGGTCGACGCGCTGAAGGTGATCGGCGCCAAGCGCATCGCCCTGGTGGCGCCGTACATGCGGCCGCTCACCGAGCTGGTGGTCGACTACATCCGCAACGAAGGCTACGAGGTGGTCGACTGGCGCGCGCTGGAGATCCCCGACAACCTCGAAGTCGGCCGCCACGATCCGACACTGCTGCCGGGAATCGTCGCCGGCATGAACACGCGGGACGTCGATGCGATCGTGCTGTCTGCCTGCGTGCAGATGCCGTCGCTGCCCTCGGTCGCCAAGGTCGAGGCCATGACCGGCAAGCCCGTGGTGACCGCCGCCATCGCGACCACCTACGCCATGCTGAAGGCCCTCGACCTCGAGCCGGTGGTGCCTGGCGCGGGCGCGCTGCTGTCCGGCGCGTACTGA
- a CDS encoding amidohydrolase family protein — MTRIRKIALEEHFMAPGFERYSKSFMQHIDPAVYEELSRRLTDFDALRLDEMDRAGIDLVILSQTGPGVQGETDLRAAIDGAKMNNDFLAERVARRPTRYAGFAALPMQDPKAAADELERAVVQLGFKGALVNGHTQGTYYDDPAYDLFWERMQALDMPLYLHPIDMPSIPASFAGHPELHGAAWGWNVETATHALRLLFGGVFDRFPRLTLVLGHMGEGLPFQRWRFDSRFAAYPHGLTLQRAPSEYIGSNIVITTSGVCSHATLAGAIGEMGAEAVMFSVDYPYESTATAADFIETAPLDERTRALVCHGNAERLFKLNTA; from the coding sequence ATGACGAGGATTCGCAAGATTGCGCTGGAAGAGCATTTCATGGCGCCCGGCTTCGAGCGCTATTCGAAGAGCTTCATGCAACACATCGATCCGGCCGTGTACGAGGAGCTGTCGCGCCGGCTCACGGATTTCGATGCGCTGCGGCTCGACGAGATGGATCGCGCAGGCATCGACCTGGTCATCCTGTCGCAGACCGGCCCGGGCGTGCAGGGCGAGACGGACCTGCGCGCCGCCATTGACGGCGCAAAGATGAACAACGACTTTCTCGCCGAGCGCGTGGCGCGCCGCCCGACACGCTACGCCGGCTTCGCCGCGCTGCCGATGCAGGACCCGAAGGCGGCCGCAGACGAGCTCGAGCGCGCAGTCGTTCAGCTCGGCTTCAAGGGCGCCCTGGTCAACGGCCACACGCAAGGCACCTACTACGACGACCCGGCCTACGACCTGTTCTGGGAACGCATGCAGGCCCTCGACATGCCGCTGTACCTGCACCCGATCGACATGCCGTCGATCCCTGCCTCCTTTGCGGGCCACCCGGAGCTGCACGGCGCGGCGTGGGGATGGAACGTAGAGACCGCGACGCATGCGCTCAGGCTCCTGTTCGGCGGCGTGTTCGACCGCTTCCCGCGCCTCACGCTGGTGCTCGGCCACATGGGCGAAGGCCTGCCGTTTCAGCGCTGGCGCTTCGACAGCCGATTCGCCGCCTACCCGCACGGGCTCACGCTGCAGCGCGCGCCTTCCGAATACATCGGCAGCAACATCGTGATCACCACCTCCGGCGTGTGCTCGCACGCGACGCTGGCCGGCGCGATCGGCGAAATGGGTGCCGAGGCCGTGATGTTCTCGGTCGACTATCCCTATGAATCGACGGCAACCGCGGCCGACTTCATCGAGACCGCACCGCTCGACGAACGCACGCGCGCGCTCGTGTGTCACGGCAATGCCGAGCGCCTGTTCAAGCTGAACACGGCCTGA
- a CDS encoding aromatic-ring-hydroxylating dioxygenase subunit beta: MKTPTHSLYRQRGIDPVRALALRHEIEDFNAEYCAVLDAGHVEAWPDFFAEDATYRVTARENAELGLPVGLVYAQGRGMMHDRAVAIARTQMFAPRYNLHLVTNTRVTSESTSGEIAAQANFLLLQTLVEGPSTIHMAGTYYDRFVRVDGGLLLKERQAIYDTTIIANDLVYPL; the protein is encoded by the coding sequence ATGAAGACCCCGACCCATTCCCTCTACCGCCAGCGCGGCATCGATCCTGTCCGTGCGCTCGCGCTGCGCCATGAGATCGAAGACTTCAACGCCGAGTATTGCGCCGTGCTCGATGCCGGCCACGTGGAAGCATGGCCCGACTTCTTCGCCGAGGACGCCACCTACCGAGTGACCGCGCGAGAGAACGCCGAGCTCGGCCTGCCGGTGGGCCTCGTGTACGCGCAGGGCCGGGGCATGATGCATGACCGCGCCGTCGCGATCGCGCGCACGCAGATGTTCGCGCCGCGCTACAACCTGCACCTGGTGACCAACACGCGTGTCACTTCGGAATCGACATCGGGCGAGATCGCTGCGCAGGCCAATTTCCTGCTGCTGCAGACGCTGGTCGAGGGTCCAAGCACGATTCACATGGCCGGCACGTACTACGACCGCTTCGTGCGCGTGGACGGCGGCTTGCTGCTGAAGGAACGGCAGGCGATCTACGACACGACGATCATCGCCAACGACCTGGTGTATCCGTTGTGA
- a CDS encoding pirin family protein has product MSTQALSPPSAIPESRIRRAHQRGTQETDWLQARFSFSFGDYRDPNHTHWGSLRALNDDWVAPGRGFAWHGHRDIESLTYPIHGRIHHTDSLGNDYVFGAGELHRMSAGTGVAHAEMNASDSEPERHLQIWLYPRERGASPGCELVRIDESSKRDRWCLIASPDGREGSATVGQDARLFVSRLTRGMSLGYSLEKHRLGYLHVVAGELRVDPGVLLHAGDALRFTHHDALAVAAEAPDTEVMLFDL; this is encoded by the coding sequence ATGTCCACACAGGCCCTTTCTCCCCCGAGCGCCATCCCCGAAAGCCGCATCCGGCGCGCCCATCAGCGCGGCACGCAGGAGACCGACTGGCTGCAGGCGCGCTTCAGCTTTTCCTTCGGCGACTACCGCGATCCCAACCACACGCACTGGGGTTCGCTGCGCGCGCTGAACGACGACTGGGTCGCGCCGGGGCGCGGCTTCGCGTGGCACGGCCATCGCGACATCGAGAGCCTCACCTACCCGATCCACGGGCGCATCCATCACACCGACAGCCTCGGCAACGACTACGTGTTCGGTGCTGGCGAACTGCATCGCATGAGCGCCGGCACCGGCGTCGCGCACGCGGAGATGAATGCATCCGACTCCGAGCCCGAGCGGCACCTGCAGATCTGGCTCTATCCGCGCGAGCGCGGCGCGAGTCCGGGCTGCGAGCTTGTGCGCATCGACGAGAGCAGCAAGCGCGACCGCTGGTGCCTGATCGCTTCGCCCGACGGACGCGAGGGCTCGGCCACCGTCGGCCAGGATGCGCGGCTCTTCGTGAGCCGCCTGACGCGGGGCATGTCGCTGGGCTACAGCCTCGAGAAGCACCGGCTCGGCTACCTGCACGTGGTGGCGGGCGAGCTGCGGGTCGATCCGGGCGTGCTGCTGCACGCGGGCGACGCACTGCGCTTCACGCACCACGACGCGCTCGCCGTCGCGGCGGAGGCACCCGACACCGAAGTGATGCTCTTCGATCTGTAG